The Streptomyces sp. Alt3 genome has a segment encoding these proteins:
- a CDS encoding SCO4402 family protein, producing the protein MGGMPLNDMPWWRWRSNVRSALHMLSDPVFHHECWLAGREGYGDVTDAVYRLVEDTWLDNWSAEKYVGTIFRDSAEAALVDVAALRVLRIMHQIGADAPVSAYLEHPGWQEAVMAAREAHVMLATNDAEDPDTPPRSLDVLRIMTRSA; encoded by the coding sequence ATGGGCGGCATGCCGCTCAACGACATGCCCTGGTGGCGCTGGCGCAGCAACGTGCGCTCGGCGCTGCACATGCTCTCCGACCCCGTCTTCCACCACGAGTGCTGGCTGGCCGGCCGGGAAGGGTACGGCGACGTCACCGACGCCGTGTACCGCCTGGTCGAGGACACCTGGCTGGACAACTGGTCCGCCGAGAAATACGTGGGAACGATCTTCCGCGACTCGGCCGAGGCCGCCCTCGTGGACGTCGCCGCCCTGCGGGTGCTGCGCATCATGCACCAGATAGGCGCCGATGCCCCCGTATCCGCCTATCTGGAACATCCCGGGTGGCAGGAGGCGGTCATGGCGGCGCGCGAGGCCCATGTGATGCTCGCCACCAACGACGCGGAGGACCCGGACACCCCGCCGCGCTCCCTGGACGTGCTCCGCATCATGACCAGATCCGCGTGA
- a CDS encoding STAS domain-containing protein, which translates to MTLKVYETEQDTWTVLRIHGELDLVSSPVVRQSVHGAVAAGRHDVVLDLSGVLFCDSSGVNVLIAARRLMKSCGGRLRLILPARGAVDGSHVNKVLGALGVRRLFDVYPDAGAATDDTSRPLTA; encoded by the coding sequence GTGACGCTGAAGGTGTACGAGACCGAGCAGGACACGTGGACGGTGCTGCGGATCCACGGCGAACTCGACCTCGTGAGTTCACCCGTCGTGCGTCAGTCCGTCCACGGGGCCGTGGCCGCGGGCCGGCACGACGTGGTCCTCGACCTCTCCGGCGTCCTCTTCTGCGACTCCAGCGGCGTCAACGTCCTGATCGCCGCCCGGCGTCTCATGAAGTCCTGCGGCGGCCGGCTGCGGCTGATCCTCCCGGCCCGGGGCGCGGTCGACGGCTCGCACGTCAACAAGGTGCTCGGCGCCCTGGGCGTGCGGCGCCTCTTCGACGTCTATCCCGACGCCGGCGCCGCCACCGACGACACGTCCCGGCCGCTCACCGCGTGA
- a CDS encoding RNA polymerase sigma factor yields MAKDAPPRWDRRMQQRLARGEAAALGELYDRFAALVHSQAHRMLDDEDAADQVTREVFGHIWENPGAYDPKHGSMRSWVARLTHRRSVQRLRGTQDEDDGPDADARAQELEHRVLKATAAARADYIVASMPASLRAALELAYVQRRDYRQAAADLGVTGDEARRRLRLGLQLLSTANTRPSADSAPPGYGPTP; encoded by the coding sequence ATGGCGAAGGACGCACCACCGCGCTGGGACCGCCGCATGCAGCAGCGGCTGGCCCGTGGCGAGGCGGCGGCGCTCGGCGAGCTCTACGACCGGTTCGCCGCTCTCGTCCACAGCCAGGCCCACCGCATGCTCGACGACGAGGACGCCGCGGACCAGGTGACGCGCGAGGTCTTCGGCCACATCTGGGAGAACCCCGGCGCCTACGACCCGAAGCACGGCTCGATGCGCTCCTGGGTGGCGCGGCTCACCCACCGCAGGTCCGTGCAGAGGCTCCGCGGGACACAGGACGAGGACGATGGGCCCGACGCGGACGCACGGGCCCAGGAGCTGGAGCACCGGGTGCTCAAGGCCACCGCCGCGGCCCGTGCCGACTACATCGTCGCCTCCATGCCCGCGTCGCTGCGCGCCGCCCTGGAACTCGCGTACGTCCAGCGGCGGGACTACCGGCAGGCCGCCGCCGACCTCGGAGTCACGGGGGACGAGGCGAGGCGCCGGCTGCGGCTCGGCCTCCAGTTGCTCTCCACCGCGAACACCCGGCCCTCGGCGGACTCCGCTCCTCCCGGCTACGGACCGACACCGTGA
- a CDS encoding ribosomal maturation YjgA family protein: MRKTPAARASVPGAAVVRAAAAAAALLTVAAGLGVRSVAGGDVAKYAGDAFYTVLIHALVVLLVPRVRPPTAAAVALAFSWAVELAQLTGVPAELSRQSAVARLVLGSTFNAPDLFWYAVGAALAWAVHSRLPSGRRPARA, from the coding sequence ATGAGGAAAACACCGGCCGCACGCGCTTCCGTCCCCGGGGCGGCCGTCGTCCGGGCGGCCGCCGCTGCGGCGGCTCTCCTGACCGTTGCCGCGGGTCTCGGTGTCCGCTCGGTGGCGGGCGGGGATGTGGCGAAGTACGCGGGTGACGCCTTCTACACCGTCCTGATCCACGCCCTGGTGGTCCTCCTGGTGCCCCGGGTACGGCCGCCGACGGCCGCTGCCGTCGCGCTGGCCTTCAGCTGGGCGGTGGAACTGGCCCAGCTCACGGGCGTACCGGCCGAACTCTCCCGGCAGAGCGCGGTGGCGCGGCTGGTGCTCGGATCGACGTTCAACGCGCCGGACCTGTTCTGGTACGCGGTGGGAGCCGCCCTGGCCTGGGCCGTCCACAGCCGGCTGCCGTCCGGGCGACGGCCGGCGCGGGCCTGA
- the purU gene encoding formyltetrahydrofolate deformylase, with translation MTAPQPAESVPAASETASEQYVLTLSCPDKQGIVHAVSSYLFMTGCNIEDSQQFGDHDTGLFFMRVHFSADATVTVDKLRASFAAIGDSFRMDWQIHRASDRMRIVLMVSKFGHCLNDLLFRSRTGALPVEIVAVVSNHTDFAELVASYGVPFRHIPVNRENKPEAEAQLLELVRGENVELVVLARYMQVLSDDLCKQLSGRIINIHHSFLPSFKGAKPYHQAHARGVKLIGATAHYVTADLDEGPIIEQEVERVGHGVTPDQLVAVGRDVEALALARAVTWHAERRILLNGRRTVVFP, from the coding sequence ATGACCGCGCCGCAGCCCGCCGAATCCGTACCCGCTGCCTCGGAGACCGCCTCCGAGCAGTACGTCCTCACGCTCTCCTGCCCCGACAAGCAGGGCATCGTGCACGCCGTGTCGAGCTATCTCTTCATGACCGGCTGCAACATCGAGGACAGCCAGCAGTTCGGCGACCACGACACCGGTCTCTTCTTCATGCGCGTCCACTTCTCCGCGGACGCCACGGTCACCGTGGACAAGCTGCGCGCCAGCTTCGCCGCGATCGGGGACTCCTTCCGGATGGACTGGCAGATCCACCGGGCGAGCGACCGGATGCGGATCGTGCTGATGGTCAGCAAGTTCGGGCACTGCCTCAACGACCTGCTGTTCCGTTCCCGCACCGGTGCCCTGCCGGTCGAGATCGTGGCGGTCGTCTCCAATCACACGGACTTCGCCGAGCTCGTCGCCTCCTACGGCGTCCCCTTCCGGCACATCCCCGTGAACAGGGAGAACAAGCCGGAGGCGGAGGCCCAGCTGCTGGAGCTGGTCCGCGGCGAGAACGTCGAACTCGTCGTCCTGGCGCGCTACATGCAGGTGCTCTCGGACGACCTGTGCAAGCAGCTGAGCGGCCGGATCATCAACATCCACCACTCCTTCCTGCCGAGCTTCAAGGGCGCGAAGCCGTACCACCAGGCCCACGCCCGCGGTGTGAAGCTGATCGGTGCGACGGCGCACTACGTGACCGCGGACCTCGACGAGGGGCCGATCATCGAGCAGGAGGTCGAGCGCGTCGGGCACGGCGTCACGCCGGACCAGCTCGTGGCGGTCGGCCGTGACGTGGAGGCACTGGCCCTGGCCCGTGCCGTCACCTGGCACGCGGAGCGGCGCATCCTGCTCAACGGCCGCCGCACGGTCGTCTTCCCGTAA
- a CDS encoding ATP-binding protein, with amino-acid sequence MQVLQVQLEVGPDPAEVGRARRWARSRLIGSGMEDDEPLAETLILLISELVTNAVVHTGCPAVLRMLFGSAGQAGSAGTVRVEVADTSCRPPQPRHAEGEDTNGRGLELVDGLADRWGWQPEGAGKRIWCEIDRGGPVIIPAIREQPGDPARL; translated from the coding sequence GTGCAGGTGCTTCAGGTTCAGCTGGAGGTCGGGCCGGATCCCGCGGAGGTGGGGCGGGCCCGCAGATGGGCGCGGTCGAGGCTGATCGGGTCCGGGATGGAGGACGACGAGCCCCTCGCGGAAACGCTCATCCTGCTGATCTCGGAGCTCGTCACCAACGCGGTGGTCCACACGGGCTGTCCGGCCGTGCTGCGGATGCTGTTCGGCTCGGCCGGCCAGGCGGGTTCGGCCGGGACGGTGCGCGTCGAGGTGGCGGACACCAGCTGTCGTCCGCCCCAGCCGCGTCACGCGGAAGGTGAGGACACGAACGGCCGCGGCCTGGAGCTGGTGGACGGCCTGGCGGACCGCTGGGGCTGGCAGCCGGAAGGTGCGGGCAAGCGGATCTGGTGCGAGATCGACCGCGGCGGCCCGGTGATCATCCCTGCGATCCGGGAGCAGCCCGGCGACCCGGCCCGTCTCTGA
- a CDS encoding GlxA family transcriptional regulator, translated as MRHRVVVLALDGVLPFELGIPQRIFGRSMGTEPNGRGEKLYDVVTCSVRPPGPVRTDADFSIMVEHGPEVLATADTVVVPASYGLGPVYEEGRLTTELAAAFTHVGPGTRIVSICTGSYVLAAAGYLDGRPATTHWSSADHFQRLFPKVRVDPDVLFVDDGDVLTSAGVAAGIDLCLHIVRRDHGTAVANDVARRTVVPPHRDGGQAQFIRRPMPEAGLATTTAARAWALGRLEQPILLRDMALRESMSVRTFTRRFREEVGLSPGQWLAQQRVERARHLLESTDLSIDRVARDAGFGTATSLRQHVQAALGVSPTVYRRTFRSASAGL; from the coding sequence ATGCGCCACCGTGTGGTCGTTCTCGCGCTCGACGGAGTACTCCCCTTCGAACTGGGCATCCCCCAGAGGATCTTCGGCCGGTCGATGGGCACCGAGCCGAACGGCCGGGGCGAGAAGCTCTACGACGTGGTGACCTGCTCCGTGCGCCCGCCGGGTCCCGTCCGCACCGACGCCGACTTCAGCATCATGGTCGAGCACGGCCCGGAGGTACTCGCCACGGCCGACACCGTCGTCGTCCCGGCCTCGTACGGACTCGGTCCCGTGTACGAGGAGGGCCGGCTGACCACCGAACTGGCCGCCGCGTTCACGCACGTCGGACCGGGGACCCGCATCGTGTCCATCTGCACGGGCAGCTACGTCCTCGCGGCGGCGGGGTATCTCGACGGGCGTCCCGCCACCACGCACTGGTCCTCCGCCGATCACTTCCAGCGGCTCTTCCCGAAGGTCCGCGTCGATCCGGACGTCCTGTTCGTCGACGACGGGGACGTCCTGACCTCGGCCGGGGTGGCCGCCGGGATCGATCTCTGCCTGCACATCGTGCGCCGTGACCACGGCACCGCCGTCGCCAACGACGTCGCCCGCCGTACGGTCGTCCCCCCGCACCGCGACGGCGGCCAGGCACAGTTCATCCGGCGCCCGATGCCGGAGGCGGGGCTCGCCACGACGACGGCCGCACGCGCCTGGGCGCTCGGGCGACTCGAACAACCGATTCTGCTGCGTGACATGGCACTGCGGGAGTCGATGAGCGTACGCACCTTCACCCGGCGCTTCCGTGAGGAGGTGGGCCTCAGCCCGGGGCAGTGGCTCGCCCAGCAGCGCGTCGAGCGGGCACGGCATCTGCTGGAGTCCACCGACCTGTCGATCGACCGCGTGGCACGGGACGCGGGCTTCGGCACGGCCACCTCCCTGCGCCAGCATGTGCAGGCCGCGCTGGGGGTGTCGCCCACGGTCTACCGGCGGACGTTCCGGTCGGCGTCCGCAGGGCTCTGA
- a CDS encoding maleylpyruvate isomerase N-terminal domain-containing protein: protein MNGGQDGGLDGEKPVERRIPGPRPAADDRETLPPVRSGAREPAKPPEPGPPGPSLPHGVLKSLLGAWALAACSAEETAAVEKHLTSCAPCADEGLRLRDAVGLLHTDGTLDLDPMLRSRVLEGCLGRRPARIPVPSWAAPYDAETARLDALLRDIGDAEWHAPVRLKWFEADRQVNRRTTVAGVIGHLMAVDGLVSAALGLDDPLGKTDGALPPTPTGRTEAYWSAARRPPTRTVREPWRDQSHSLVRTVSFAGRGVAELSVPYGGFALPLQDSLLERAFECWIHGGDIADAVDYPYEPPAAAHLNRMIDLAARLLPGVLAGRRRAGLASPARHLVAAGSPGRSLHLEVEGRGGGDWYIALDSPAALGSPAHSVAQVALDGVEFCRLVAGHVPPVEAAAGQEGDREAIRDVLFAAASLSRL, encoded by the coding sequence GTGAACGGCGGCCAGGACGGCGGCCTCGACGGGGAGAAGCCGGTGGAACGCCGCATACCGGGGCCCCGGCCGGCCGCGGACGACCGGGAGACGCTGCCGCCGGTCCGGTCCGGGGCGCGGGAACCGGCGAAGCCCCCCGAACCCGGGCCGCCGGGGCCATCGCTCCCGCACGGGGTGCTCAAGTCGCTGCTCGGCGCCTGGGCTCTGGCCGCCTGCTCCGCCGAGGAGACCGCGGCCGTCGAGAAGCACCTCACCTCGTGCGCGCCCTGCGCCGACGAGGGCCTGCGGCTGCGCGACGCCGTGGGCCTGCTGCACACCGACGGCACCCTGGACCTGGACCCGATGCTCCGGTCGCGGGTCCTGGAAGGCTGCCTGGGCCGCCGCCCGGCGCGCATTCCCGTCCCGTCGTGGGCCGCCCCCTACGACGCGGAGACCGCACGGCTCGACGCGCTGCTGCGGGACATCGGCGACGCGGAGTGGCACGCGCCGGTGCGGCTCAAGTGGTTCGAGGCGGACCGGCAGGTGAACCGCAGGACGACGGTCGCCGGGGTGATCGGCCATCTGATGGCCGTCGACGGCCTGGTGTCCGCGGCGCTGGGTCTGGACGACCCGCTCGGGAAGACGGACGGCGCCCTGCCGCCGACGCCGACCGGGCGCACCGAGGCGTACTGGTCCGCCGCGCGTCGCCCGCCCACCCGGACCGTACGGGAGCCCTGGCGCGACCAGAGCCATTCGCTCGTCCGCACGGTGTCGTTCGCCGGCCGCGGCGTCGCGGAGCTCTCCGTGCCGTACGGGGGCTTCGCCCTTCCGCTGCAGGACTCGCTCCTGGAGCGGGCCTTCGAGTGCTGGATCCACGGCGGTGACATCGCGGACGCGGTGGACTACCCCTACGAGCCGCCCGCCGCCGCCCATCTGAACCGGATGATCGACCTCGCCGCCCGGCTGCTCCCCGGCGTCCTCGCCGGGCGCCGCCGGGCGGGGCTCGCCTCACCGGCCCGCCACCTGGTGGCCGCGGGTTCCCCGGGGCGCTCCCTGCACCTGGAGGTGGAGGGCCGGGGTGGGGGCGACTGGTACATCGCGCTGGACTCACCGGCCGCACTCGGCTCCCCCGCCCACTCGGTCGCGCAGGTCGCGCTCGACGGGGTGGAGTTCTGCCGGCTGGTCGCCGGTCATGTGCCGCCGGTCGAGGCCGCGGCCGGTCAGGAGGGCGACCGCGAGGCGATCCGCGACGTCCTGTTCGCCGCGGCCTCCCTCAGCCGGCTGTAG
- a CDS encoding EF-hand domain-containing protein, whose protein sequence is MDSAEYERKIAHRFAAFDQDGNGYIDRADFNAAAARLLTEFGTTARCDRGQSLYTGAEAFWQGMAGIADVDGDQRVTRQEFVGGAVKRLRDNPERFAEIARPFLRAALAVAAGTDPEGAAPASAPVDRVERALRVLGAEDDIASVAARSLDTDQDGRIAEAEAVAAFSAYFTVIEPDA, encoded by the coding sequence ATGGACAGCGCAGAGTACGAGCGCAAGATCGCGCACCGCTTCGCCGCCTTCGACCAGGACGGCAACGGCTACATCGATCGCGCCGATTTCAACGCCGCCGCGGCCCGTCTGCTCACCGAGTTCGGTACGACGGCCCGCTGCGACCGCGGCCAGTCGCTCTACACGGGCGCCGAGGCCTTCTGGCAGGGCATGGCGGGAATCGCCGACGTGGACGGGGACCAGCGCGTCACCCGGCAGGAGTTCGTCGGCGGGGCCGTGAAACGGCTGAGGGACAACCCGGAACGCTTCGCGGAGATCGCACGGCCCTTCCTGCGCGCGGCGCTCGCCGTCGCGGCGGGGACGGACCCGGAGGGCGCCGCGCCCGCCTCGGCCCCGGTCGACCGGGTGGAGCGCGCCCTGAGGGTGCTGGGGGCCGAGGACGACATCGCGAGCGTCGCGGCACGGAGCCTGGACACCGACCAGGACGGGCGGATCGCCGAGGCCGAGGCGGTCGCCGCCTTCTCCGCGTACTTCACGGTCATCGAACCCGACGCGTGA
- a CDS encoding ABC transporter substrate-binding protein, translating into MTGWRRLISPRPYELLSSVAAGALLMSGCGVIPGASGGSGEAVTVMTWAPDTTAADSVNMAGMTAMATTYARWINEKGGIGGHELRVLTCNEQDTAAGASKCARRAADEDVAAVVGSYSRYGRAFLAPLEAAGIPYIGGYGASADEFTSYLSYPVNGGQPALVAGNGEQLAASCARVSLVRPDTLVGDTMPGLLDTGLSRSDRPASYDISTTEGATSYETEASRALGQAGDGCVTAVLGRGTETFFDSFRRLEPEDSEVRISSVLGSVGQGLIDRTGGADSPFEGALVTGWYPESGDARWNEMREVIRQYAFGDNRIDPTDSGVQTTWIAFTALKAVVEAMDRPDITAGGISVSLNRGTEVDTGGLTPVLRWRFQDMVGTAAYGRIVNGRVTFQVVRDGRLTAERKGFVDVTETLVDSRSRG; encoded by the coding sequence ATGACCGGATGGCGACGCCTCATCTCTCCCCGCCCCTACGAGCTCCTCTCATCGGTGGCGGCCGGGGCGCTGCTGATGTCCGGCTGCGGTGTGATCCCTGGGGCCTCGGGGGGTTCCGGGGAGGCCGTCACCGTGATGACCTGGGCTCCGGACACCACCGCGGCCGACTCGGTGAACATGGCCGGCATGACGGCCATGGCGACGACCTACGCACGCTGGATCAACGAGAAGGGCGGGATCGGCGGCCACGAGCTCCGGGTGCTCACCTGCAACGAACAGGACACCGCGGCCGGGGCGTCGAAGTGCGCCCGGCGTGCGGCCGACGAGGACGTGGCCGCGGTCGTCGGCTCGTACAGCCGGTACGGCCGGGCGTTCCTGGCTCCGCTGGAGGCCGCCGGAATCCCGTACATCGGCGGGTACGGCGCCTCGGCCGACGAGTTCACCAGCTATCTCTCCTACCCGGTCAACGGCGGCCAGCCGGCACTCGTCGCCGGCAACGGCGAGCAGCTGGCCGCGAGTTGTGCCCGCGTGTCCCTCGTGCGGCCCGACACCCTGGTCGGCGACACCATGCCCGGTCTCCTCGACACCGGCCTCAGCAGGAGCGACCGGCCCGCGTCCTACGACATCAGCACGACCGAGGGGGCCACGTCGTACGAGACGGAGGCGTCCAGGGCCCTCGGCCAGGCGGGCGACGGCTGTGTGACCGCGGTGCTCGGCAGGGGCACGGAGACGTTCTTCGACTCCTTCCGCCGGCTGGAGCCGGAGGACAGCGAGGTACGGATCTCGTCGGTCCTCGGCAGTGTCGGCCAGGGCCTCATCGACCGCACCGGCGGAGCGGACAGCCCCTTCGAGGGGGCTCTGGTCACCGGCTGGTACCCGGAGTCGGGCGACGCCCGATGGAACGAGATGCGGGAGGTGATCCGGCAGTACGCCTTCGGGGACAACCGGATCGACCCCACGGACTCGGGCGTGCAGACCACCTGGATCGCGTTCACCGCGCTCAAGGCGGTCGTCGAGGCGATGGACCGGCCCGACATCACGGCGGGCGGGATCTCCGTCAGCCTCAACCGGGGCACCGAGGTGGACACCGGCGGCCTCACCCCGGTCCTGCGCTGGCGGTTCCAGGACATGGTCGGCACGGCCGCCTACGGACGCATCGTCAACGGCCGGGTGACGTTCCAGGTGGTCCGCGACGGGCGTCTGACGGCGGAGAGGAAGGGCTTCGTGGATGTCACGGAGACCCTCGTCGACTCCCGCTCGCGCGGCTGA